In Maridesulfovibrio sp., a single genomic region encodes these proteins:
- the ruvA gene encoding Holliday junction branch migration protein RuvA, with protein sequence MIAYIHGKLLEATDKSCIILTPGGVGYELFLTISALSTLPESGSDMTFYVHSVIREDAFDLYGFPCFDDREVFRTLISIDRLGPKKALSILSQFNPKELQDIVFREDVKTLSVVPGIGPKSARQILWSLKDKMENLKSATIRSGACPVDGDRSEFLDALSGLRNLGYADDEVREFLKDIFEEEPDLDAGGAIRVALKKISQAKM encoded by the coding sequence ATGATCGCCTACATTCACGGAAAACTGCTTGAAGCCACGGACAAATCCTGCATCATACTTACTCCCGGAGGGGTGGGGTATGAACTTTTTCTGACCATTTCCGCCCTTTCCACTCTTCCGGAATCCGGTTCTGACATGACTTTTTATGTCCACTCGGTCATTCGCGAGGATGCCTTTGATCTTTACGGTTTTCCCTGCTTTGATGATCGGGAAGTCTTCCGCACCCTCATTTCCATTGACCGCCTCGGTCCCAAGAAGGCCTTGTCCATTCTATCCCAGTTCAACCCGAAGGAACTGCAGGACATTGTTTTTCGCGAGGACGTCAAGACCCTGTCTGTCGTTCCCGGCATAGGCCCCAAGTCGGCCAGACAGATTCTGTGGTCGCTCAAGGACAAGATGGAAAATCTGAAATCGGCAACCATACGCAGTGGTGCATGCCCGGTGGACGGTGATCGCAGTGAATTTCTCGATGCCCTTTCCGGCCTGCGCAATCTGGGGTATGCCGATGACGAAGTGCGTGAATTCCTCAAGGATATTTTTGAGGAAGAACCGGATCTTGATGCCGGGGGAGCCATACGGGTTGCTCTTAAGAAAATTTCACAGGCTAAAATGTAA
- the ruvC gene encoding crossover junction endodeoxyribonuclease RuvC, which translates to MGDSGIVIIGIDPGTRVTGYGIVREVSGQVVLMDAGTIRTNTKKPMCARLGQIYSRISGLISEYSPDEAAIENAFVASNPASALKLGQARGAAMAACAVSGLVVSGYEPTKVKQNLVGTGRADKSQVAFMVERILGVKNTGWANDTTDALAIAVCHLNERRFARMAGK; encoded by the coding sequence ATGGGAGATTCCGGCATAGTAATCATAGGCATAGACCCCGGAACCCGCGTTACCGGTTATGGTATTGTTCGCGAAGTTTCAGGGCAGGTAGTCCTGATGGATGCCGGAACCATCCGTACAAATACAAAGAAGCCCATGTGTGCCCGGCTCGGGCAGATATATTCACGTATATCCGGGCTTATATCCGAGTATTCACCGGACGAGGCGGCAATCGAGAACGCTTTTGTCGCCTCCAACCCGGCTTCCGCCCTTAAGCTCGGGCAGGCCCGCGGGGCGGCAATGGCCGCCTGTGCAGTTTCCGGACTCGTTGTCTCCGGATACGAGCCCACCAAGGTGAAGCAGAATCTGGTGGGGACCGGGCGGGCCGACAAGTCGCAGGTCGCTTTCATGGTCGAGCGTATTCTGGGGGTGAAGAACACCGGATGGGCAAACGACACCACAGATGCTCTGGCCATTGCAGTCTGCCACCTCAATGAAAGAAGATTTGCAAGGATGGCCGGGAAATGA
- a CDS encoding YebC/PmpR family DNA-binding transcriptional regulator produces the protein MAGHSKWANIQHRKGRQDAKRGKIFTKMAKDIIIAAKGGGDPAMNATLRLAVAKAKAVNMPNDKIDTAIKKGTGELAGGDISEVMYEGYGPGGVAVLIEGATDNKNRTVAEVRHILGKGGGSMGEAGCVAWMFDKKGVMSFDSEKFTEDQLLEIGLEAGAEDVIAEEGSLEVHCAPEDFSAVQKAFEEAECAAESSELSFVPKNLIEVDVPTAKKLMALMEKLEDNDDVQNVYLNADFPDELMAELED, from the coding sequence ATGGCCGGACACAGTAAATGGGCTAACATACAGCACAGGAAAGGAAGACAGGACGCCAAACGGGGCAAGATTTTCACCAAGATGGCAAAAGACATCATCATCGCCGCCAAAGGCGGCGGAGACCCCGCAATGAACGCCACACTGCGTCTCGCCGTTGCCAAGGCCAAGGCCGTGAACATGCCCAACGACAAGATTGATACCGCCATCAAAAAAGGAACCGGCGAACTGGCCGGCGGCGATATCAGCGAAGTCATGTACGAAGGTTATGGACCGGGCGGTGTGGCTGTGCTCATCGAAGGCGCAACCGACAACAAGAACCGCACCGTTGCCGAAGTAAGGCATATTCTCGGCAAGGGCGGCGGTTCCATGGGTGAAGCGGGCTGCGTTGCCTGGATGTTCGACAAAAAGGGCGTGATGTCCTTTGACTCCGAAAAATTCACCGAAGACCAGCTTCTTGAGATCGGCCTTGAGGCCGGAGCGGAAGACGTTATCGCCGAAGAAGGCTCCCTTGAGGTTCATTGCGCACCGGAAGATTTTTCGGCCGTGCAGAAGGCTTTTGAGGAAGCAGAGTGCGCAGCAGAGTCGTCCGAACTCTCTTTTGTACCTAAAAACCTTATTGAAGTGGACGTCCCCACCGCCAAGAAGCTCATGGCTCTCATGGAAAAACTGGAAGACAACGATGATGTGCAGAACGTGTACCTCAACGCCGATTTTCCCGATGAGCTTATGGCTGAACTGGAAGATTAA